In Methanooceanicella nereidis, the following are encoded in one genomic region:
- a CDS encoding GNAT family N-acetyltransferase has translation MPVKIMNEKETWDSFIDDSSYGSLFHKWDFLKIIEKYSGFELIPYGFYKGNELICLFPMFYKVKNGIKMLLSPPPQVLVYIPHLGFVMHSSFKTFKQKKKESYLNSVVSEFNEEISKISPNLISIYTVPGLYDLRQFIWTGYDLRTQYSYTIDLNNSLDDIFDNFEKPLKKKLKPMISNNSDLTLKQVNDVDTFVNIMRERLAPYGTNFFSTQSPDYIKDILSAFPDNVRLAFLYDKDEIVAMNVICKYKGRVTSWMGSPHIKDGNYNDYLLWQTIKEAKEEGCTIYENWGADTQRLCLFKSKFNPSLELSFNINKRDTRGLLAGWAYDNVLNRPQIRSLLLRH, from the coding sequence ATGCCAGTTAAGATCATGAACGAAAAAGAAACATGGGACAGTTTCATCGATGATAGCTCATATGGCTCATTATTCCACAAATGGGACTTTCTAAAGATAATCGAAAAATACAGCGGTTTTGAGTTGATCCCGTATGGCTTTTATAAAGGCAATGAATTGATCTGTCTTTTCCCCATGTTCTATAAAGTTAAAAATGGAATAAAAATGTTATTATCGCCGCCGCCCCAGGTACTGGTATATATCCCCCATCTTGGATTTGTCATGCACTCTTCTTTTAAAACTTTCAAACAAAAGAAGAAGGAGAGCTATTTAAACAGCGTCGTAAGCGAGTTCAACGAAGAGATATCAAAGATCTCCCCGAACCTTATATCGATCTATACTGTACCTGGTCTATATGACCTAAGACAGTTCATATGGACAGGCTACGATTTAAGGACCCAGTACTCATACACTATAGACCTGAATAACTCCCTTGATGACATATTTGATAATTTTGAAAAACCTTTAAAGAAAAAATTAAAACCGATGATCTCCAATAATTCGGACCTGACACTAAAACAGGTAAACGACGTCGATACGTTCGTAAATATTATGAGGGAGAGATTAGCTCCGTACGGCACAAATTTCTTTAGCACCCAGTCGCCGGATTATATTAAGGATATCTTATCCGCTTTCCCCGATAATGTCAGGCTGGCGTTCCTGTATGATAAGGACGAGATAGTGGCGATGAACGTCATATGCAAGTATAAGGGCAGGGTCACGTCCTGGATGGGTTCCCCACATATAAAAGACGGGAACTATAATGACTATTTGCTGTGGCAAACAATAAAAGAAGCAAAGGAAGAAGGATGCACGATATACGAGAACTGGGGAGCGGACACTCAGAGACTATGCCTTTTCAAGTCAAAGTTCAATCCTTCGCTTGAACTGAGCTTTAATATCAATAAAAGGGATACTCGCGGTTTACTGGCCGGATGGGCATATGACAACGTTCTTAACAGGCCTCAAATTAGGTCCCTGCTGTTAAGACATTAA
- a CDS encoding DUF2206 domain-containing protein has translation MKAIDIFQAKYLKTQNYLWLVLAVQSAFLGVLGIGLLGYDLPVLRPLICLIYLAFIPGSLILRSLNVRNIGSVESLLYSVGLSLSVLMFTGLMLNMLGPLLSIQDPISLLPLAISISAIVFVLMTICVIRERNAVEIPVGESPRMGLRDLISPPALILFSLPLLAVFGTYLMNLYNVNLLILLLILLIASLVLMVGFDRIIPKKLFPLAILMISVTMLLHSSLISPYVVGWDIQQEKYLSDNVISSGYWNVDFYHVINSMLSVVMLAPIFSILMDVDIVWVFKVVYPLLFSLVPLGLYQVFKKQSNEKFAFFSAFFFISLVVFYTEMITLARQEIAELFLVLIVLLIINRDMDRVGWSAMFILFSFSLALSHYGLTYIFLGSLVIAWATLFILKHLPFKGIPRIDPDRSMPLTIVLAFVMFCFLWYVYTSMSNPFETIVFVGDKITGSLLTEFFNPESAEGLSMATSGGNISPLHRIYLYLFLASQLCIFFGVITVNFKNNITRFTKEYFVFALIFLVILISAICVPYFSSALNTTRLYQISLIFLAPFFVLGWMNLLRIPYAVFTGKSVSKVLSGSFKLLSLFLAIYLLFNTGVIFEVLNDGPISLSLDTSIDGYIYDGRDVMAAEWLMGARNVTFFDRMTGDSAAFPIYGDHYRRILLMGWDIKRSFWIPDDPGDMNELSYLYLGSANVMNDRMVVYKMIDGSEVKAYIDLAGITDGRDRIYSNGGAQIYY, from the coding sequence ATGAAAGCTATTGATATATTTCAAGCGAAATATCTAAAAACTCAAAATTATTTGTGGCTGGTCCTGGCTGTTCAGTCAGCTTTTTTAGGCGTACTTGGCATTGGGTTGCTTGGATATGACCTCCCCGTCCTGAGGCCGCTCATATGTCTCATATACCTGGCCTTTATACCCGGATCCCTGATTCTAAGGTCTCTGAACGTTCGAAATATCGGGAGTGTGGAATCTTTATTGTATTCAGTCGGGCTGAGCCTGTCAGTACTGATGTTCACGGGGCTCATGCTAAATATGCTCGGACCCCTGCTTAGCATACAGGATCCCATATCATTACTGCCGTTGGCGATCTCGATAAGTGCCATAGTGTTCGTCTTGATGACAATATGTGTTATCCGGGAAAGGAATGCCGTGGAGATACCTGTCGGGGAAAGTCCGCGGATGGGACTCAGAGATCTTATTTCCCCGCCTGCCCTGATATTATTTTCACTTCCGCTATTGGCAGTCTTCGGGACATATCTGATGAATCTTTACAATGTCAACTTGCTTATCTTATTACTTATCTTACTGATAGCATCGTTAGTCCTGATGGTCGGGTTCGACCGGATCATCCCTAAAAAATTATTCCCTCTGGCAATTTTGATGATATCCGTTACGATGCTGCTTCACAGCTCCCTTATTTCTCCATATGTGGTCGGCTGGGACATCCAGCAGGAAAAATATCTTTCGGATAACGTGATAAGCAGCGGATACTGGAACGTCGATTTTTATCATGTCATCAATTCCATGTTAAGCGTTGTGATGCTGGCTCCCATTTTTTCAATATTGATGGACGTCGACATCGTATGGGTCTTCAAGGTCGTATATCCCCTGTTATTCTCGCTTGTGCCGCTGGGGCTATACCAGGTCTTTAAAAAGCAGTCGAATGAAAAGTTCGCTTTCTTTTCGGCATTTTTCTTCATATCGCTCGTGGTGTTCTACACTGAAATGATAACACTGGCCAGGCAAGAGATCGCAGAGCTATTCCTTGTACTGATCGTGCTTCTGATAATAAACAGGGATATGGACAGGGTCGGATGGTCCGCGATGTTCATTCTGTTCTCATTCTCGCTCGCGCTATCCCATTATGGATTGACGTACATCTTTTTAGGCTCTCTTGTGATAGCATGGGCCACATTATTCATTTTAAAACATTTGCCGTTCAAGGGTATACCGCGCATCGATCCTGACCGTTCGATGCCTCTTACGATAGTCCTGGCTTTCGTCATGTTCTGTTTCTTATGGTATGTTTATACTTCCATGTCCAATCCATTCGAGACGATCGTGTTTGTAGGTGATAAGATCACAGGATCGCTGCTCACTGAATTTTTCAACCCCGAATCCGCGGAGGGGCTGTCTATGGCTACTTCCGGCGGGAATATCAGCCCGCTGCACAGGATCTATCTTTACCTTTTCCTGGCTTCACAGCTCTGTATCTTTTTTGGCGTGATAACGGTAAATTTCAAGAATAATATCACAAGGTTCACAAAAGAGTATTTTGTCTTTGCGCTCATTTTTCTCGTCATACTGATATCCGCCATCTGTGTTCCATATTTCTCCAGCGCACTGAATACGACGAGGCTTTACCAGATCTCGCTGATATTTTTAGCTCCGTTCTTCGTTTTAGGGTGGATGAACCTGTTAAGGATACCCTATGCGGTCTTTACAGGAAAGAGCGTGTCAAAGGTACTGTCCGGATCATTTAAGTTACTGTCATTGTTTTTGGCGATATACTTATTATTCAACACCGGCGTCATATTCGAAGTGTTAAACGATGGGCCGATATCATTGTCACTTGACACTTCGATCGACGGCTACATATATGACGGCAGGGATGTCATGGCTGCAGAGTGGCTGATGGGGGCAAGAAATGTCACGTTCTTCGACAGGATGACCGGCGATTCTGCCGCATTTCCGATATACGGCGATCATTATAGGCGGATATTGCTAATGGGATGGGATATAAAAAGGTCTTTCTGGATCCCCGATGATCCGGGAGACATGAATGAACTGTCCTATCTATACCTCGGGTCCGCCAACGTTATGAACGACCGTATGGTGGTCTATAAAATGATCGATGGGTCCGAAGTGAAGGCTTACATTGACCTGGCCGGCATCACCGACGGCAGGGATAGGATATATTCAAACGGGGGCGCACAAATATATTATTGA
- a CDS encoding glycosyltransferase family 2 protein: MASSIEKFGNGQRSSHSPVYADQIEPAPSFAQDSTFRILVGIPAYNEEVAIGSVILRSSKYSDKTVVVDDCSRDSTVEVVKLAGADVICHEVNQGKGAGIRNIFYYAKKENFDILVLLDGDGQHNPDEIPLLIEPIRNGKADIVIGSRFIVKGMHNVPKYRRVGQEVLTIATNLASGYNITDSQSGFRAFSKNTFDCFSFQQNGMAIESEMLIEAARANLRISEVPVNIRYDVDCSTFNPVKHGFSVLNPIFKLIVQRNPLLFFGIPGVILFLMGMAFMFMVLDTFNATRHIETIYVMAFLVCSLTGLLGLFNAFALIFIRDVRSKPSAVR, from the coding sequence ATGGCTTCATCTATAGAAAAGTTTGGTAACGGGCAGCGTTCCAGTCATAGTCCAGTATATGCAGATCAGATCGAACCCGCACCATCTTTCGCTCAGGATAGTACTTTCCGCATACTGGTGGGTATTCCGGCTTATAACGAAGAGGTCGCTATCGGAAGCGTCATACTGAGATCGTCAAAATATTCGGATAAAACTGTCGTCGTCGACGACTGTTCCCGCGACAGCACGGTTGAAGTGGTGAAGCTTGCCGGTGCCGACGTCATCTGTCATGAGGTCAATCAGGGTAAAGGTGCCGGTATAAGAAATATTTTCTATTATGCGAAAAAAGAGAATTTTGACATTCTGGTCCTGCTTGACGGTGACGGTCAGCATAATCCGGATGAGATACCTTTGCTCATAGAGCCGATCAGGAACGGCAAAGCGGATATCGTCATAGGTTCCAGGTTCATTGTTAAGGGAATGCATAACGTGCCGAAGTATCGCAGGGTGGGCCAGGAAGTCCTCACGATCGCCACCAACCTTGCGTCCGGGTACAATATAACAGATTCTCAAAGCGGTTTCAGGGCGTTTTCCAAAAACACGTTTGATTGTTTCTCATTCCAGCAAAATGGCATGGCTATAGAAAGCGAGATGTTGATAGAGGCTGCCAGGGCCAATTTAAGGATCTCCGAAGTGCCGGTGAATATAAGGTATGATGTGGACTGCTCCACGTTCAATCCCGTAAAGCATGGTTTCAGCGTATTAAACCCGATATTTAAGCTCATCGTACAAAGAAATCCCTTGCTGTTCTTCGGCATACCCGGTGTGATATTATTCCTTATGGGTATGGCTTTCATGTTCATGGTCCTGGACACGTTCAACGCTACGAGGCATATCGAGACCATTTATGTTATGGCATTCCTTGTATGCTCATTGACAGGGCTGTTGGGCTTATTCAATGCGTTCGCGCTGATATTCATAAGGGATGTGAGGTCAAAGCCATCTGCCGTCAGATGA
- the hxlA gene encoding 3-hexulose-6-phosphate synthase, which translates to MRPILQVALDEINLTRAVAIAKEAIEGGADYIEAGTPLIKSEGMNAIRTLKDELKGHVIVADMKTMDTGAIEVEMAAKAGAGIISVLGASHDSTIEDAIRSARKYGVRLMVDLINIEDPVSRAVRLQELGADIIGVHVGVDQQMVGQDPLDVLSSIRRSVNIPIAVAGGLDAGSAAAAAALGADIVIVGGNIIRSKDVTGSARLIRESIDKKAAVSGKIRKSLDEETREIFMQVSTPNISDAMHRQPAMRDIKPLYEGIKMVGKAVTVQTFAGDWAKPVEASDVAGPGEVIVIYNGSNYVSPWGELASRGCQQKGIEGVVIDGAIRDVDDIRKIKFPSFASASVPNAGEPKGMGEINVEIMCGGFKVRPGDWIIGDDNGVVVVPQERAYEIARRAMEVKKSEDRVRAEIERGKTLAQVVDLYKWEKKT; encoded by the coding sequence ATGAGACCTATTTTACAAGTAGCCCTGGATGAAATAAACCTGACCCGGGCAGTGGCTATAGCTAAAGAGGCGATAGAAGGCGGAGCCGATTATATCGAGGCAGGGACGCCCCTGATCAAGAGCGAGGGGATGAACGCCATCCGCACGCTAAAGGACGAGCTTAAAGGCCATGTGATCGTAGCGGACATGAAAACTATGGACACGGGCGCCATAGAAGTTGAAATGGCTGCCAAGGCAGGAGCCGGCATAATATCTGTGCTGGGAGCCTCGCACGACTCGACAATAGAAGACGCGATCAGGTCTGCAAGAAAATATGGCGTTAGGCTCATGGTCGATCTCATTAACATCGAGGACCCTGTGTCCAGGGCAGTGCGCCTTCAGGAACTTGGTGCCGATATTATCGGCGTACATGTAGGCGTTGACCAGCAAATGGTCGGACAGGACCCGCTGGATGTATTATCGTCCATACGAAGGTCGGTGAATATCCCCATAGCGGTCGCAGGAGGGCTTGACGCAGGATCAGCTGCCGCCGCGGCAGCGCTCGGGGCCGATATAGTCATTGTAGGCGGCAATATCATCAGGTCTAAGGATGTTACCGGCTCGGCAAGGCTTATCCGTGAAAGCATAGACAAGAAAGCGGCCGTAAGCGGGAAGATCAGAAAGTCGCTGGACGAGGAGACAAGAGAGATATTCATGCAGGTCTCGACGCCCAACATATCGGATGCCATGCACAGGCAGCCGGCCATGAGAGACATAAAACCCCTGTACGAGGGCATTAAGATGGTGGGCAAAGCCGTCACCGTACAGACATTCGCGGGAGACTGGGCGAAGCCCGTGGAGGCGTCGGACGTAGCCGGCCCCGGAGAAGTGATCGTGATCTATAACGGCAGCAACTATGTCTCGCCATGGGGAGAGCTCGCGTCCAGAGGATGCCAGCAAAAAGGCATTGAAGGAGTCGTCATAGACGGCGCCATAAGAGATGTGGACGATATTCGTAAGATCAAGTTCCCGTCCTTTGCGTCGGCCAGCGTCCCTAACGCAGGAGAGCCGAAAGGCATGGGCGAGATCAATGTGGAGATCATGTGCGGCGGGTTTAAAGTAAGGCCGGGCGACTGGATAATTGGCGATGATAACGGCGTGGTCGTGGTGCCGCAGGAAAGAGCCTATGAGATAGCGCGAAGGGCTATGGAAGTGAAAAAATCAGAGGACAGAGTTCGCGCGGAAATAGAGAGGGGTAAGACGCTCGCACAGGTCGTCGACCTGTACAAGTGGGAAAAGAAGACATAA
- a CDS encoding DUF1616 domain-containing protein — MAHDLKLILGFTILTLAFIYIPFLNETIIRSALGLVMVLFIPGYSLIAALFPNKKDIDGIERAALSFGLSIAVVPLIGLGLNFTPWGIRLDPITVCLTVFTIICVLIANKRRHALPPDERFSVDFNKAFVELRSEIFPKSEGRLDRILTVILIISILVSVSMVVYVIAVPKQGEKFTEFYILGPSGKAENYPTKFVLGDSKSVIVGIVNHEYRDMTYDLVLKLNDSIRSGMIYQDKITVAHNQTWENVIDIKPDYVGTNMKLEFLLYADGNMTEPYRDLHLWINVSEPLKR; from the coding sequence ATGGCTCATGACCTAAAGTTAATACTGGGATTCACCATATTGACACTGGCCTTTATCTATATCCCGTTCTTGAACGAGACCATCATCCGTTCCGCCCTGGGTCTTGTAATGGTCCTTTTCATACCCGGCTACTCTCTTATAGCCGCGTTGTTCCCGAATAAAAAGGATATAGACGGTATCGAAAGAGCCGCCCTGTCCTTCGGACTGAGTATCGCCGTCGTGCCGTTGATCGGGCTCGGGCTGAACTTTACCCCCTGGGGGATACGGCTGGACCCTATAACCGTATGCCTGACTGTCTTTACTATCATATGCGTCCTTATCGCGAATAAGAGGAGGCACGCACTGCCCCCAGATGAGCGTTTTTCGGTGGATTTCAATAAAGCGTTCGTCGAACTCAGATCGGAGATATTTCCGAAGTCGGAAGGCCGTCTTGACAGGATACTTACCGTCATATTGATCATATCAATACTCGTGTCCGTCAGCATGGTCGTTTATGTGATCGCGGTCCCAAAGCAGGGAGAAAAGTTCACGGAGTTTTACATACTGGGCCCCAGCGGTAAAGCGGAGAACTATCCGACAAAGTTCGTCCTTGGCGATTCGAAGTCGGTCATCGTTGGCATAGTCAACCACGAGTACCGGGACATGACCTATGACCTGGTATTAAAGCTGAATGACAGTATACGCTCCGGCATGATATACCAGGATAAGATCACAGTGGCCCATAATCAGACATGGGAAAACGTAATCGATATAAAGCCTGACTATGTGGGTACGAACATGAAGCTGGAGTTCCTGCTTTACGCTGACGGTAATATGACAGAGCCATACAGGGACCTTCACTTATGGATAAATGTGTCAGAACCGCTTAAAAGATAA
- a CDS encoding DUF58 domain-containing protein translates to MELKDSAVVGICSSLVFAFTGFITGGALFYAAAIVIVAIIFADHLSLRFRLRDIKRNFTVVSSFSSGQMCPGEEYSLGLKIMYNGRLRHHVNLSLPADPTIEIVSITDGDFYFYPGAVVELSAVFKPLRRGSFSMGPLRVTPASTFFTCSGTVGGDAMPVIVSLPIGTSHLRSNRVLRGARKYASHNFSNVMIEKNHGCDFSNTREYVAGDSVKSIDWTRSGKSGSLIIKEYEGERSMPVMLLIDADSSMDSGGEVSQLDSVIRLAVPIINDLIMNNDKVGIACFSRDDVVGYKAPGMGMEHMAGVKDLLSGLKTVDSGNVFPAKMATLHKASECQKAFREIDGLGILGPVIEETIREYTTNIRSDGFMKALMKSMGSVNSPSFLVIMTNMSMRLTSLLNGIRLARYYGHTVSIVLTPYIWYDEKNLADSEKYFDIYKEVKDSILIIKGMEDVRVIDICPGDTPESVIYQARSYDRMTNIRR, encoded by the coding sequence ATGGAGCTTAAAGATAGCGCGGTCGTTGGTATATGCTCTTCTCTCGTATTTGCCTTTACCGGCTTTATTACGGGAGGGGCCCTGTTCTATGCCGCAGCTATCGTTATCGTCGCCATTATCTTCGCCGATCACTTATCGCTAAGGTTCCGGCTAAGGGACATTAAGCGAAATTTTACTGTCGTCAGCTCTTTCTCTAGCGGGCAAATGTGTCCGGGGGAGGAGTATAGTCTCGGTCTTAAAATAATGTATAATGGAAGGTTAAGGCACCACGTTAACCTATCGCTGCCCGCGGATCCTACTATCGAGATCGTCAGTATCACGGATGGCGATTTTTATTTTTACCCCGGGGCAGTCGTTGAACTGTCCGCGGTCTTCAAGCCTTTACGGCGCGGCAGCTTTAGCATGGGCCCGCTTCGCGTCACGCCCGCATCCACGTTCTTTACATGCTCCGGTACCGTGGGCGGAGATGCCATGCCGGTCATAGTAAGCCTTCCTATCGGCACTTCACATCTCCGGTCAAACAGGGTGCTCAGGGGAGCGAGAAAGTACGCGAGCCATAATTTCAGTAACGTCATGATCGAAAAGAACCACGGCTGTGATTTTTCAAACACCAGGGAATATGTCGCGGGCGATAGCGTTAAAAGTATAGACTGGACCAGGTCCGGTAAGTCGGGTTCTCTTATTATCAAGGAGTATGAGGGGGAGCGTTCGATGCCTGTCATGCTGCTTATCGATGCGGACTCGTCGATGGATTCCGGCGGAGAAGTATCCCAGCTGGATTCGGTCATCAGGCTGGCAGTCCCCATTATCAACGACCTTATCATGAACAATGATAAGGTGGGCATAGCTTGCTTTTCCCGGGATGACGTCGTCGGCTATAAAGCGCCTGGTATGGGCATGGAACATATGGCGGGCGTCAAAGATCTGCTGTCAGGCTTAAAAACCGTGGACAGCGGTAATGTTTTTCCTGCGAAAATGGCGACGCTGCATAAGGCCTCGGAATGTCAAAAAGCGTTCCGGGAGATAGATGGCCTCGGGATACTTGGCCCGGTCATCGAAGAGACTATAAGGGAGTATACGACGAACATAAGGTCGGACGGGTTCATGAAAGCGCTGATGAAATCGATGGGGTCCGTTAACTCGCCGTCCTTCCTCGTGATAATGACAAACATGTCCATGAGGCTCACGAGTCTCCTGAACGGTATACGCCTTGCAAGGTATTACGGGCATACAGTTTCGATAGTGTTGACGCCTTATATATGGTATGATGAAAAAAATCTCGCGGATTCCGAAAAATATTTTGATATATATAAAGAAGTAAAGGATAGTATACTAATTATAAAAGGTATGGAAGATGTCAGGGTCATCGATATTTGCCCCGGGGATACCCCGGAGAGCGTTATTTATCAGGCAAGGTCTTATGATCGCATGACAAATATTAGAAGGTGA
- a CDS encoding AAA family ATPase, which translates to MAFEVSEKVLYDMDSFKTMVDSVVGEVGKVIIGKDELITDIFIALLAGGNIMLEGVPGVAKTTLAKTFAQATGLGFKRIQFLPDIMPSDIIGASIYNQKIGDFEVHLGPIFTNILLVDEINRASPKIQSALLEAMEEKQVSIDGKTVPLPHPFIVITTQNPIDVMGTFPLPEAQIDRFMFKLDVGYPSFDEELNILKSRNGAAPLSAGKVLTGEKIEGLIDVVKNVHVDDKILMYIRNIVMASREHEKLLLGASPRASISLLKASKALAAMDGRHYVIPDDVKVLAPKVLNHRLILKPEYELENVTSTDVIEELLNTVPVPT; encoded by the coding sequence ATGGCATTTGAAGTTAGTGAAAAAGTCCTTTACGATATGGATAGTTTCAAGACCATGGTCGATAGTGTCGTCGGCGAGGTCGGAAAGGTCATTATCGGTAAAGATGAACTTATTACGGATATTTTCATAGCCCTGCTGGCCGGGGGCAACATTATGCTCGAAGGCGTGCCCGGGGTGGCGAAGACCACTCTGGCCAAGACATTCGCTCAGGCCACCGGCCTGGGATTTAAAAGGATACAGTTCCTGCCGGACATAATGCCGTCAGATATCATCGGAGCATCGATATACAATCAGAAGATCGGCGATTTCGAAGTTCACTTAGGCCCTATTTTCACCAATATCCTGCTGGTCGACGAGATCAACCGCGCATCGCCGAAGATCCAGTCCGCGCTTCTTGAAGCTATGGAAGAGAAGCAGGTATCGATAGACGGTAAGACTGTCCCGCTGCCGCACCCGTTCATAGTCATTACCACCCAGAACCCCATAGACGTCATGGGGACTTTCCCGCTGCCGGAAGCCCAGATAGATCGTTTCATGTTCAAGCTTGATGTAGGCTATCCCTCGTTCGATGAAGAGCTAAATATCCTCAAGTCCAGGAACGGTGCCGCGCCCCTGAGTGCTGGAAAGGTTCTCACAGGGGAGAAGATAGAGGGCCTCATAGATGTCGTCAAGAACGTTCATGTGGACGATAAGATACTGATGTACATCAGGAATATCGTGATGGCGTCCAGGGAGCATGAAAAATTGCTGCTGGGGGCAAGCCCGAGGGCGTCCATATCCCTGCTCAAGGCGTCAAAGGCGCTTGCGGCGATGGACGGAAGGCATTATGTCATCCCTGACGATGTCAAGGTACTGGCTCCAAAGGTCCTTAATCACCGGCTTATATTAAAGCCCGAGTATGAGCTTGAGAATGTGACGTCAACGGATGTCATAGAAGAGCTTTTGAATACGGTCCCGGTCCCCACATGA
- a CDS encoding DUF4350 domain-containing protein: MKRVTLLLIVVATIVVLLFIGRLYVTENDFSPSNPLWNGMASLAYSGHVRPLYTLDGLSYSGNEDKLLIVSPSVNYTDAESAMILSFMNDGGQVIVMDDYGTSNSLLDKVGSSISLVQVPLCQEEEYYKRPSFPLVTGILPSGVTDNVTSAVFNHPVSLDVKEGAEIIVYTSGLGWLDLNDNCLIDGIEKFGSYPVAAEMIYGSGKLVVIGDPDIMINSMLDKGDNAILASNILGGGTVYLDSSHGQEISPLARVLYVLRHDFLAQSLFILVVLATGYLYIQRYQIIRLFRKPVTEGPEKIDVKASIVDYMRLKLPLKEKDLREIKKKL, translated from the coding sequence ATGAAGCGGGTCACGCTTTTGCTCATCGTCGTCGCGACCATAGTGGTCCTGCTGTTCATAGGGAGGTTGTACGTCACCGAGAATGACTTTAGCCCTTCGAACCCCTTGTGGAACGGGATGGCATCACTGGCGTACAGCGGGCATGTTCGTCCGCTCTACACTTTAGACGGCCTTTCTTACTCCGGCAATGAGGATAAACTGTTGATCGTATCGCCTTCTGTGAATTATACCGATGCGGAATCGGCGATGATACTGTCTTTCATGAACGACGGCGGACAGGTGATCGTGATGGACGATTACGGCACGTCTAACAGCCTTCTCGATAAAGTCGGCTCATCGATATCCCTTGTCCAGGTTCCGCTATGCCAGGAAGAAGAATATTATAAGAGGCCGTCTTTTCCGCTTGTCACCGGCATACTGCCTTCGGGCGTGACGGATAACGTCACCAGTGCCGTGTTCAATCATCCGGTATCACTTGACGTAAAGGAAGGGGCCGAAATCATTGTGTATACCTCCGGCCTGGGCTGGCTGGACCTCAACGATAATTGTCTGATCGACGGCATCGAAAAATTCGGGTCGTATCCCGTCGCCGCCGAAATGATATATGGCAGCGGTAAGCTCGTTGTCATAGGCGACCCGGACATCATGATCAACAGCATGCTGGATAAGGGCGACAATGCTATACTCGCGTCCAACATCCTCGGCGGCGGGACAGTGTATCTTGACTCTTCGCACGGCCAGGAGATATCGCCTCTTGCCCGCGTATTATATGTCCTGAGACACGACTTTCTGGCACAGTCGCTATTCATTCTGGTGGTGCTCGCTACGGGTTACCTTTATATTCAGCGCTACCAAATAATACGACTATTCCGTAAGCCCGTTACGGAAGGGCCGGAAAAGATCGATGTTAAAGCTTCTATCGTAGATTATATGAGGTTAAAGCTTCCTCTGAAAGAAAAAGACCTGAGGGAGATCAAGAAAAAATTGTAG